In Streptomyces sp. NBC_00704, a genomic segment contains:
- a CDS encoding IS30 family transposase codes for MRAAGVHRRDAAAQVGVHERTARDWDQGIRQIGHSRLHADGRLIDYTTGVITIVTAASKPSVAAVEAGLHPRFLTVAERELIADMRREGRSLRAIGRALGRPASTVKREIDARAVNGVYRPHQAQRAWAKSRSRPKDSKLAREGALRDFATAKLQERWSPEQICHALLIEFPDDESMRVSPETIYQAIYVQARGGLRREVALALRTGRTRRKPHRSPEQRTRRFVDEMVMISERPPEVEDRAVPGHWEGDLIVGPRSESAIVTLVERSTRYVLLGHLPGGHTAEEVRDVLVPLIQTLPEHLRGSLTWDQGCEMAAHKQFTVATGVPVYFCDPHSPWQRGSNENTNGLLRQYFPKGTDLSAHSPADLEHVAQQLNGRPRKTLGWRTPAERLRDLLTAA; via the coding sequence CTGCGTGCGGCCGGAGTCCATCGCCGCGATGCCGCCGCGCAGGTCGGCGTCCACGAGCGCACCGCTCGGGACTGGGACCAAGGGATCCGGCAGATCGGCCACTCGCGCCTGCATGCAGACGGCCGCCTGATCGACTATACGACCGGTGTGATCACCATCGTTACTGCCGCGTCGAAGCCGTCCGTTGCCGCGGTCGAGGCCGGGCTGCACCCCCGTTTCCTCACCGTGGCCGAGCGGGAGCTGATCGCCGACATGCGCCGTGAGGGCCGCTCGCTGCGCGCGATCGGACGGGCACTCGGCCGGCCGGCCTCCACCGTCAAGCGTGAGATCGACGCCCGTGCGGTCAACGGCGTCTACCGGCCGCACCAAGCCCAGCGGGCATGGGCGAAGAGCCGGTCGCGTCCAAAGGACTCCAAGCTGGCCCGGGAAGGAGCGTTGCGCGACTTCGCTACGGCCAAGCTCCAGGAACGCTGGTCGCCCGAGCAGATCTGCCACGCTCTGCTCATCGAGTTCCCCGACGACGAGAGCATGCGCGTGAGTCCGGAGACGATCTACCAGGCCATCTACGTCCAGGCCCGCGGCGGACTGCGCCGCGAGGTCGCCCTGGCGCTGCGCACCGGACGCACCCGCCGCAAGCCCCACCGCAGCCCGGAGCAGCGCACTCGCCGCTTCGTCGACGAGATGGTGATGATCTCCGAGCGGCCGCCGGAGGTCGAGGACCGGGCTGTTCCTGGCCACTGGGAAGGCGATCTGATCGTCGGCCCCCGCAGCGAGAGCGCGATAGTGACCCTGGTCGAGCGCTCCACCCGCTACGTCCTGCTCGGACATCTGCCCGGCGGGCACACGGCCGAGGAAGTCCGCGATGTGCTGGTGCCGCTGATCCAGACCCTGCCCGAGCACCTGCGTGGCTCGCTGACCTGGGACCAGGGCTGCGAGATGGCCGCGCACAAGCAGTTCACCGTGGCCACCGGCGTGCCAGTCTACTTCTGCGACCCCCACTCGCCCTGGCAGCGCGGATCGAACGAGAACACCAACGGCCTGCTGCGGCAGTACTTCCCCAAAGGCACCGACCTCTCCGCGCACAGTCCCGCAGACCTCGAACACGTTGCCCAGCAACTCAACGGCCGGCCACGCAAAACGCTCGGCTGGAGAACCCCAGCCGAGCGCCTGCGTGATCTACTGACGGCCGCATAA
- a CDS encoding SCO2583/SCO2584 N-terminal domain-containing protein, whose protein sequence is MPEQDDTEREFDLKWADSAPHKEPSARARMLAARWKENPPEPVPFRGDPGPVARRRSSWLSTALVLGCVVGLIVLLGWVRFRAPY, encoded by the coding sequence ATGCCCGAACAGGACGACACGGAGCGGGAGTTCGACCTCAAGTGGGCCGACTCCGCCCCGCACAAGGAACCCTCGGCGCGGGCCCGGATGCTGGCCGCCCGGTGGAAGGAGAACCCGCCTGAGCCGGTGCCTTTCCGGGGCGACCCCGGCCCGGTGGCCCGGCGGCGCTCGTCGTGGCTGTCGACGGCGCTGGTGCTGGGGTGCGTGGTGGGGCTGATCGTGCTGCTGGGATGGGTGCGCTTCCGGGCGCCGTACTAG